The Spiroplasma clarkii genome has a window encoding:
- the holA gene encoding DNA polymerase III subunit delta has translation MQFLQSADNFLLRKQVQKIIKTLKAQDEFEVFEFSLIEDSIASIYEEIVTYSLFGGKKIVVINDCWFVNESKVKLHKDFDLKLIEKILNNQNLDVEIILTLNSDKFSKKLKIAKLTETKADVMLIQVPNIIQKKQIALRRLQSKQISYDERATDLFLEYINDDMNVFTNELNKLINMNKHINEELIQASINHYWQFDVFQILNAFIRGDLNSFIVGWKGYIEVNSNIFGFVALLGGQLITLRNALLLRQQGYTNQDIASRLVKNPYIIKKILDENKLKISEINDKIKVLYTLEKNIKEGIFDNKIIPELEFIRMFCN, from the coding sequence ATGCAATTTCTACAATCAGCTGATAACTTTTTACTTCGTAAACAGGTACAAAAAATTATTAAAACTTTAAAAGCTCAAGATGAGTTTGAAGTTTTTGAATTTTCTTTAATTGAAGATTCAATTGCAAGCATTTATGAAGAAATTGTTACTTACTCACTGTTTGGTGGTAAAAAAATTGTAGTTATTAATGATTGTTGGTTTGTAAATGAAAGTAAAGTGAAATTGCACAAGGATTTTGATTTGAAATTAATTGAAAAAATTTTAAATAATCAAAATCTGGATGTTGAAATTATTCTGACTTTAAATTCAGATAAATTTTCAAAGAAATTAAAAATTGCTAAATTAACTGAGACAAAAGCTGATGTGATGCTGATTCAGGTCCCAAATATTATTCAAAAAAAACAAATTGCCCTAAGACGCTTACAATCAAAACAAATTAGTTATGATGAAAGAGCTACTGATCTATTTTTAGAGTATATAAATGATGATATGAATGTTTTTACAAATGAGCTAAATAAGTTAATCAACATGAACAAGCACATAAATGAAGAACTCATCCAAGCATCTATTAATCATTACTGACAATTTGATGTTTTTCAAATTTTAAATGCATTTATTAGAGGTGATTTAAATAGTTTTATTGTGGGTTGAAAGGGTTATATTGAAGTAAATTCAAACATTTTTGGTTTTGTGGCCCTATTAGGTGGGCAGTTAATTACTTTAAGAAATGCTTTATTATTGCGTCAGCAAGGTTATACCAATCAAGATATTGCATCACGCTTGGTAAAAAACCCTTATATTATAAAAAAAATACTTGATGAAAATAAATTAAAGATAAGTGAAATTAATGATAAAATAAAAGTATTGTACACATTGGAAAAAAATATAAAAGAAGGAATCTTTGATAATAAGATTATTCCAGAACTTGAATTTATTAGAATGTTTTGCAATTAA
- the coaE gene encoding dephospho-CoA kinase (Dephospho-CoA kinase (CoaE) performs the final step in coenzyme A biosynthesis.) has protein sequence MFVIGVSGFIGAGKSTLLNYLKKTYEVVVIEADLISKEVIKDARVLEFLKVNIPQVITNEGKIDRKKLRSIVFLDAKLNDKFTEIMWPLISDKINYLISHDYKNERVVVIEAAIIAGLNVKFDITILLQKDELQRIDDVVARDEREVQEIKSVSSYQRNNLNNFKFDYVLENNDNIEVFYENIDKLVKQISSTHHNK, from the coding sequence ATGTTTGTTATTGGTGTGAGTGGTTTTATTGGAGCAGGGAAGTCAACCTTGTTAAATTATTTAAAAAAGACCTATGAAGTAGTTGTAATTGAAGCTGATTTAATTTCAAAAGAAGTTATTAAAGATGCAAGAGTGTTAGAGTTTTTAAAAGTAAATATCCCCCAAGTTATTACAAATGAGGGAAAAATTGATAGAAAAAAATTAAGAAGTATTGTTTTTTTGGATGCTAAATTAAATGATAAATTTACAGAAATTATGTGACCCTTAATTTCAGATAAAATTAACTATTTGATAAGTCATGATTATAAAAATGAAAGGGTTGTTGTAATTGAAGCTGCAATTATAGCAGGCTTGAATGTTAAATTTGATATAACTATTTTATTGCAAAAAGATGAGTTGCAAAGAATTGATGATGTGGTTGCTCGTGATGAAAGGGAAGTTCAGGAAATAAAATCAGTTTCAAGTTACCAAAGAAATAACTTAAATAATTTTAAATTTGATTATGTTCTTGAAAATAATGATAACATTGAAGTTTTTTATGAAAATATTGATAAATTGGTGAAACAAATTTCCTCCACTCATCATAATAAGTAA
- a CDS encoding SprT-like domain-containing protein: MNQILLEDVITELSSIHRQLNEILFDNKLVQVKIAVENNKRQSKSLMLGHFNPNDGWLDGNKMQISIWTLALNGDYYELIGILVHEMIHQYNYQNGIKDVENNQRHNKKFKTAAISIGKLYIEPTIRGSKTNAHGKGYAYTKTSKELRQIIDKQLDFNKAALQIKHKYAIVGDQRGYEKRNKYTCSGCKLVITSSRSDLSLLCLNCCTLIIKTDDQYKLPE, translated from the coding sequence GTGAATCAAATATTGCTTGAAGATGTTATTACTGAATTATCTTCAATCCATCGACAATTAAATGAAATTTTATTTGACAACAAATTAGTTCAAGTAAAAATTGCTGTTGAAAACAATAAACGTCAAAGTAAATCCTTGATGTTAGGTCATTTTAATCCCAATGATGGTTGACTAGATGGTAACAAGATGCAAATTTCAATTTGAACATTAGCTTTAAATGGTGATTATTATGAATTAATTGGAATTTTAGTTCATGAAATGATTCACCAATATAATTATCAAAATGGCATCAAAGATGTTGAAAACAACCAGAGACACAATAAAAAGTTCAAAACTGCAGCAATTTCAATTGGAAAATTGTACATAGAACCAACAATTAGGGGTTCAAAAACAAATGCTCATGGTAAGGGTTATGCCTATACTAAAACTTCAAAAGAATTGCGACAAATCATTGATAAGCAGTTGGATTTTAACAAAGCTGCCTTACAAATCAAACATAAATATGCTATTGTTGGTGACCAAAGAGGGTATGAAAAGCGAAATAAATATACTTGTAGTGGGTGTAAACTGGTAATTACTAGTAGTAGATCTGACTTAAGTTTATTGTGTTTAAATTGTTGTACACTAATAATTAAGACTGATGATCAATATAAGTTACCCGAGTAA
- a CDS encoding Y-family DNA polymerase — protein MKTNKVIFLLDMDAFFAACHIATDQSLADKNVIVATPNNKSIISTASYNARKFGVRAGMPVFKARELCPNLTIVNSDFSLYIKFSHLVFDLISENFTDQIEVASVDECYIDVTNIWKKYGTVKKLAQQIQEKILKELNLSCSIGISTNKFLAKTCVNFNKPYGISQLLIEDVPKLLWPMPVKKMHMIGPATEKTLNINNIFTIYDLAHAKLEDIQLLLGKKGFLLWNWANGIGIDEVHVESNELKSIGNELTLNFPTNNNKEIEDILYELSLKVSDRSKKRYLKGRTITVVIKYRRQQGVVYNWQIHKKITTKQETIATPTDNPNVIFASARKSFYELWNGSEINLIGVRLWHLSDDIKRMMQISISDIVNDKYNNNNEIDMLVKELEAKFGAKTIFTGDKLLKYNKKNRAQSKYLKNDDVHLSNDSIIKKWNKK, from the coding sequence ATGAAAACAAATAAAGTAATTTTTTTGTTGGACATGGATGCATTTTTTGCAGCATGTCACATCGCGACCGACCAATCATTAGCAGATAAAAATGTAATTGTGGCAACTCCAAATAACAAATCAATAATTTCAACTGCTAGTTATAATGCTCGTAAATTTGGAGTCAGAGCAGGGATGCCTGTTTTTAAAGCTAGAGAACTTTGTCCAAACTTAACAATTGTAAATTCAGATTTTTCTCTTTACATAAAATTTTCACATCTAGTTTTTGATTTGATCTCAGAAAACTTCACAGATCAAATTGAAGTTGCATCAGTTGATGAATGTTATATTGATGTGACAAATATTTGAAAAAAATATGGCACAGTTAAAAAATTAGCACAACAAATTCAAGAAAAAATCTTGAAAGAGCTAAATTTATCTTGCTCAATTGGTATTAGTACCAACAAATTTCTTGCAAAAACTTGTGTTAACTTTAACAAACCATATGGAATATCACAATTGCTAATTGAAGATGTTCCAAAACTTTTATGACCAATGCCAGTTAAAAAAATGCATATGATTGGTCCTGCAACTGAAAAAACTTTAAACATTAACAATATTTTTACAATTTATGATTTAGCACATGCAAAACTTGAAGATATTCAATTATTGCTTGGCAAAAAAGGTTTTCTATTATGGAACTGAGCTAATGGCATAGGTATTGATGAGGTTCATGTTGAAAGCAATGAATTAAAATCAATTGGAAATGAATTAACTTTAAATTTTCCAACAAACAATAATAAAGAAATTGAAGATATTTTATATGAATTATCTTTAAAAGTAAGTGATAGATCAAAAAAAAGATATTTAAAAGGAAGAACCATAACTGTTGTTATTAAATACCGTCGTCAACAAGGAGTTGTGTATAATTGACAAATTCATAAAAAAATAACAACAAAACAAGAAACAATTGCCACACCAACAGATAACCCAAATGTAATTTTTGCTTCTGCAAGAAAAAGTTTTTATGAACTGTGAAATGGTTCTGAAATTAATTTAATTGGGGTAAGACTCTGACATTTAAGCGATGACATCAAACGAATGATGCAAATTTCAATTTCAGACATTGTTAATGATAAATACAATAATAACAATGAAATCGATATGCTTGTCAAAGAATTAGAAGCAAAATTTGGTGCCAAAACAATTTTTACAGGTGACAAACTTTTGAAGTATAATAAGAAAAACAGAGCACAAAGTAAATATTTGAAAAATGATGATGTACATCTTTCAAATGACAGCATTATTAAAAAATGAAATAAAAAATAG
- a CDS encoding TlyA family RNA methyltransferase, producing the protein MKQRLDQILLEKNLFDNRNKARGFIIAGKVIINNEKIIKPGTMFHPENLQIKILTDEKEFVSRAGAKLEKAIQFWKIDLANKVCLDIGSSTGGFTDCCLFFGASYVYAVDVGTNQLDWKLRSNPKVKAMEKTNFRNVTKDFFEKKIDFFCCDVSFISVEKILIPLKNIVENDIDGIILIKPQFESDREDVKNGKINQKSGHRKSIERVLQYCQENNFSVNDISWSPILGNKKKNIEYLCWIKKCLNPILNISAARIEQIVNECWDYFKDIEDENK; encoded by the coding sequence ATGAAACAACGTTTAGATCAAATTTTACTTGAGAAAAATTTATTTGATAATAGAAATAAAGCTAGAGGTTTTATAATTGCTGGTAAAGTAATTATTAATAATGAAAAAATTATAAAACCAGGAACAATGTTTCATCCTGAAAATTTACAAATTAAAATTTTAACTGATGAAAAAGAATTTGTTAGTCGTGCTGGTGCAAAACTTGAAAAAGCAATTCAGTTTTGAAAAATAGATTTAGCAAATAAAGTTTGTTTAGACATCGGAAGTTCAACAGGTGGTTTTACAGATTGTTGTTTATTTTTTGGTGCAAGTTATGTCTATGCAGTTGATGTTGGTACCAATCAACTTGATTGAAAGTTGAGATCTAATCCAAAAGTAAAAGCAATGGAGAAAACAAATTTTCGCAATGTGACAAAAGATTTTTTTGAAAAAAAAATAGATTTTTTCTGTTGTGATGTTAGTTTTATCTCTGTTGAAAAAATTTTAATACCATTAAAAAATATTGTTGAAAATGATATTGATGGTATCATTTTAATCAAACCTCAATTTGAATCTGATCGTGAGGATGTCAAGAATGGTAAAATAAATCAAAAATCTGGACATAGAAAAAGTATTGAAAGGGTTTTGCAATACTGTCAAGAAAATAATTTCTCAGTAAATGACATTAGTTGATCACCAATTTTAGGAAATAAGAAAAAAAATATTGAATACTTATGTTGAATAAAAAAATGCCTCAATCCAATTTTAAATATCTCTGCTGCAAGAATTGAACAAATTGTTAATGAGTGTTGAGATTATTTTAAGGATATTGAAGATGAAAACAAATAA
- the xseB gene encoding exodeoxyribonuclease VII small subunit yields the protein MSNKNFTDTIALLKDLTNKLNDSSTSMEDSIELFKQASSLIKSAKTELETIEGEVKKVISELDIEDFK from the coding sequence ATGAGTAATAAAAATTTTACTGACACAATCGCACTATTAAAAGATCTTACAAACAAACTTAATGACAGTTCAACTAGTATGGAAGATTCAATAGAACTTTTCAAACAGGCTTCAAGCTTAATTAAATCTGCTAAAACAGAACTTGAAACAATTGAAGGGGAAGTCAAAAAAGTAATTAGTGAACTAGACATTGAAGATTTTAAATAA
- the xseA gene encoding exodeoxyribonuclease VII large subunit, with protein sequence MQVTEFIKISEFSDLIKEVLENERSLKDVAVKGEVANLTFNKSGHVYFSLKDAEAKVDCAIWKSRASIIMNLNVSEGTEVIAIGNISYYKPSGKITFVVNNLQIDGVGALAIEYDNRLREVQEKGWCDEVNKKQIPKIPNNIGIVTAATGDAVRDLISNMRRRYKVANIYLFPTLVQGDGAAKDIASKIIMANNFSHKLDVLIVGRGGGSYEDLWAFNEWPVLNAIHESKIPIITGIGHEPDVTIADYLADKRASTPTAAGEYATPDINAIYKSLDNTQTQLANILQNKLTLLRTEIINLKNNLQAQLENKLIALKNNIKNLFLLLNQIVQARLGNIKSSLTTMLQNQVSQLKLKFNEAQQNINNQIEKLDLLNPIKPLEKGFAILKHNNKIVRSVTELNANSKLTAQLHDGVIDLDVVNIRKEKTNE encoded by the coding sequence TTGCAAGTAACAGAATTTATAAAAATTTCAGAATTTAGTGATCTTATTAAAGAAGTTTTAGAAAATGAAAGGTCATTAAAAGATGTAGCAGTCAAAGGTGAAGTTGCTAACCTAACTTTCAACAAGTCAGGTCATGTTTATTTTTCTTTGAAGGATGCTGAAGCAAAAGTTGATTGTGCTATTTGAAAAAGTCGAGCATCAATCATAATGAATTTAAATGTCAGTGAAGGAACAGAAGTCATTGCAATTGGAAACATAAGTTATTATAAACCATCAGGTAAAATAACTTTTGTAGTTAACAATCTTCAAATTGATGGGGTTGGAGCATTAGCAATTGAATATGACAATAGATTAAGAGAAGTTCAAGAAAAAGGTTGATGTGATGAAGTCAACAAAAAACAAATCCCAAAAATTCCAAACAACATTGGGATTGTCACTGCAGCCACTGGTGATGCAGTTAGAGATTTGATTAGTAATATGCGTCGTCGTTACAAAGTTGCAAATATTTATTTGTTTCCAACCTTAGTTCAAGGTGATGGTGCAGCAAAAGATATTGCAAGTAAAATAATTATGGCAAATAATTTTTCTCACAAGCTTGATGTATTGATAGTCGGAAGAGGTGGAGGAAGTTATGAAGATCTTTGAGCATTTAATGAATGACCAGTTCTTAATGCAATTCATGAATCAAAAATACCTATCATAACTGGGATTGGCCATGAACCTGATGTCACCATTGCAGATTATCTTGCTGACAAACGTGCCTCAACTCCAACTGCTGCTGGAGAATATGCAACACCTGATATTAATGCAATTTATAAAAGTTTGGATAATACCCAAACTCAGTTAGCAAATATTTTACAAAACAAGTTAACTCTACTGAGAACAGAAATTATAAATTTAAAAAATAATCTGCAAGCTCAGTTAGAAAATAAATTAATTGCTTTAAAAAATAATATCAAAAACTTATTTTTGTTATTAAATCAAATTGTTCAAGCAAGACTTGGTAACATTAAATCATCGCTAACAACAATGTTACAAAATCAAGTTAGCCAATTAAAATTAAAATTTAATGAAGCACAACAAAATATTAACAATCAAATTGAGAAATTGGATTTGCTAAATCCAATTAAGCCACTTGAAAAAGGATTTGCTATATTAAAGCATAACAATAAAATTGTAAGAAGTGTTACAGAGTTAAATGCAAATTCTAAATTAACAGCTCAATTGCATGATGGTGTAATTGACTTAGATGTTGTTAACATCAGAAAGGAAAAAACAAATGAGTAA